A region of Lichenibacterium dinghuense DNA encodes the following proteins:
- a CDS encoding 3-keto-5-aminohexanoate cleavage protein, whose translation MPSPVIIAIAITGSVPRRRDNPALPVTPSEQVESTHAAFEAGATLVHIHVREPDESPSSDPELFRQVQEGVRRHCPGMIVQFSTGGRGRTPAQRSAALEFRPDMASLSTGSVNFPSIVYENQPPLVDELAGKMKHFGVKPEIEVFDLSHIHGAKRLVDAGLMDRHAHLQFVLGVKNAMPAMERLLKVLVEEARAALPDMTWTAAGIGRHQSEVADWALGMGGHIRTGLEDNIRITKDRLASGNAELVRVAADLVAKHGRAVATAAEARSLLRLPAA comes from the coding sequence ATGCCGTCCCCCGTCATCATCGCCATCGCCATCACGGGCTCGGTGCCGCGCAGACGCGACAACCCGGCCCTGCCGGTGACGCCGTCCGAGCAGGTCGAGTCGACCCACGCCGCCTTCGAGGCCGGCGCCACGCTGGTCCACATCCACGTGCGCGAGCCCGACGAGTCGCCCTCCTCCGACCCCGAGCTGTTCCGGCAGGTGCAGGAGGGCGTGCGCCGGCACTGCCCCGGCATGATCGTGCAGTTCTCGACCGGCGGCCGCGGCCGCACCCCGGCGCAGCGCTCGGCCGCGCTGGAGTTCCGGCCCGACATGGCGTCGCTGTCGACCGGCTCGGTCAACTTCCCGTCCATCGTCTACGAGAACCAGCCGCCGCTGGTCGACGAGCTGGCCGGCAAGATGAAGCATTTCGGCGTGAAGCCCGAGATCGAGGTCTTCGACCTGTCGCACATCCACGGCGCCAAGCGCCTCGTCGACGCCGGCCTGATGGACCGCCACGCCCACCTGCAGTTCGTTCTCGGCGTGAAGAACGCCATGCCGGCGATGGAGCGGCTGCTCAAGGTCCTGGTCGAGGAGGCCCGCGCGGCGCTGCCCGACATGACCTGGACGGCGGCCGGCATCGGCCGCCACCAGAGCGAGGTGGCCGACTGGGCGCTCGGCATGGGCGGGCACATCCGCACGGGGCTCGAGGACAACATCCGCATCACGAAGGACCGGCTCGCCTCCGGCAATGCCGAGCTGGTGCGCGTCGCTGCGGACCTCGTGGCCAAGCACGGCCGCGCGGTGGCCACGGCCGCCGAGGCCCGAAGCCTCCTGCGCCTGCCGGCCGCATAA
- a CDS encoding 3-carboxy-cis,cis-muconate cycloisomerase, producing the protein MTLLSALAGDPEIEAFFTDEADLAAMLRFEAALAEAQAAAGMVPLEAAARIAGALASFAPDWAALRAGVARDGVPVPELVRQLRAAIGEPHGKHLHRGATSQDAVDTSLMLRLGPALDVLDTRLDALDAALAALSTRDGAVPLMAQTRMQRALPFTAADKVETWRGPLPRHRARLAALRPRVLRLQLGGPVGTRAELGAYAEAVAARVAGRLGLADSPAWHAQRDGVAELGAWLALVCGSLGKIGQDVALMVQNEVGAARLAGGGTSSAMAHKSNPVPAELLVSLARLAAGLSGTLTGALVHENERSGAAWTLEWLVLPQLVVAAGASLRTALSLVERLSFPIRPA; encoded by the coding sequence ATGACCCTGCTCTCCGCCCTCGCCGGCGATCCCGAGATCGAGGCCTTCTTCACCGACGAGGCCGACCTCGCCGCGATGCTGCGCTTCGAGGCGGCCCTCGCCGAGGCTCAGGCGGCCGCCGGCATGGTGCCGCTGGAAGCCGCCGCGCGCATCGCCGGGGCGCTCGCCTCCTTCGCGCCCGACTGGGCGGCGCTCCGCGCCGGCGTGGCCCGCGACGGCGTGCCCGTGCCGGAGCTGGTGCGCCAGCTCCGCGCCGCGATCGGTGAGCCGCACGGAAAACACCTCCACCGCGGCGCCACCAGCCAGGACGCCGTCGACACGAGCCTCATGCTCCGCCTCGGCCCCGCGCTCGACGTGCTCGACACCCGCCTCGACGCGCTCGACGCCGCCCTGGCCGCCCTGTCGACCCGCGACGGCGCGGTGCCCCTGATGGCGCAGACCCGCATGCAGCGCGCGCTGCCGTTCACGGCCGCCGACAAGGTCGAGACCTGGCGTGGGCCGCTGCCGCGCCACCGCGCCCGGCTCGCCGCGCTGCGCCCCCGCGTGCTGCGCCTGCAGCTCGGCGGCCCCGTCGGCACCCGCGCCGAGCTCGGCGCCTATGCCGAGGCCGTCGCCGCGCGCGTCGCCGGGCGCCTCGGCCTCGCCGACTCCCCCGCCTGGCATGCGCAGCGCGACGGCGTGGCCGAGCTCGGCGCCTGGCTAGCGCTGGTCTGCGGCAGCCTCGGCAAGATAGGCCAGGACGTCGCCCTCATGGTGCAGAACGAGGTCGGCGCGGCGCGCCTCGCCGGGGGCGGCACGTCCTCGGCCATGGCCCACAAGTCGAACCCCGTCCCGGCGGAGCTGCTGGTGAGCCTCGCGCGGCTCGCGGCCGGCCTGTCCGGCACGCTGACGGGGGCGCTCGTCCACGAGAACGAGCGCTCGGGCGCCGCCTGGACGCTCGAATGGCTCGTCCTGCCGCAGCTCGTCGTCGCGGCCGGTGCCTCGCTGCGCACGGCGCTGTCGCTGGTCGAGCGCCTGTCCTTTCCGATCCGCCCCGCCTGA
- the pcaG gene encoding protocatechuate 3,4-dioxygenase subunit alpha encodes MSLGVPRPVYKESPSQTAGPYVHIGTNPNWVEITGVWEGDLGLVLVGPDTKGERILVRGRIFDGLGKPLNDALVEIWQADADGLYNSAEERRGRADPNFAGWGRQPTHRETGEFRFETIKPGRVPYTDGRPMAPHITVYIVARGINIGLHTRMYFGDEAAANAECPVLKRIEHPSRRETLIAPRSEEDGLPVYTFDVHLQGHHETVFFDV; translated from the coding sequence ATGAGCCTCGGCGTGCCCCGTCCCGTGTACAAGGAATCCCCGTCGCAGACGGCCGGACCCTACGTCCACATCGGCACCAACCCCAACTGGGTCGAGATCACCGGCGTGTGGGAGGGCGACCTCGGCCTCGTGCTGGTCGGGCCCGACACGAAGGGCGAGCGCATCCTGGTGCGCGGCCGCATCTTCGACGGGCTCGGCAAGCCGCTCAACGACGCCCTCGTCGAGATCTGGCAGGCCGACGCCGACGGGCTCTACAACAGCGCCGAGGAGCGGCGGGGCAGGGCGGACCCGAACTTCGCCGGCTGGGGGCGCCAGCCCACCCACCGCGAGACGGGCGAGTTCCGCTTCGAGACGATCAAGCCCGGCCGCGTGCCCTATACGGACGGGCGGCCGATGGCCCCGCACATCACGGTCTACATCGTGGCGCGCGGCATCAACATCGGCCTGCACACCCGGATGTATTTCGGCGACGAGGCCGCGGCCAACGCCGAGTGCCCGGTGCTGAAGCGCATCGAGCACCCGTCGCGGCGGGAAACCCTGATCGCGCCGCGGAGCGAGGAGGACGGCCTGCCGGTCTACACCTTCGACGTCCACCTCCAGGGTCACCACGAGACGGTGTTCTTCGATGTGTGA
- a CDS encoding CaiB/BaiF CoA transferase family protein has protein sequence MSPPLHGIRVLELARILAGPWCGQLLADLGADVVKVERAGAGDDTRQWGPPFVPAADGSDLGAAYFHSCNRGKRCVAADFEAEEGRALVRRLALHADVVVENFKVGGLERYGLDPASLRALNPRLVVCSISGFGQDGPYASRAGYDFLIQGMGGAMSVTGEADGPPTKSGMAVADLFTGLYAANAIQAALIRRAVTGEGATIDCALLDSQVAMLSSQGLNYLVSGREPRRLGNAHPSIVPYDVFPVADGHVVIATGNDGQFRRLCDVLGDPALAAHPDYTTNRGRVAQRAALTAALHALTSRRAAAELLARLDAAGVPAGPINTVGQVFADPQVAARGMALRLPNPAAEGGTTPGIRSPILIDGAPQASPRPAPGLDQHRDEILADPAWGGHA, from the coding sequence ATGTCACCACCCCTCCACGGCATCCGCGTCCTCGAGCTGGCCCGCATCCTGGCCGGCCCCTGGTGCGGGCAGCTCCTCGCCGACCTCGGCGCGGACGTCGTCAAGGTCGAGCGGGCGGGGGCCGGCGACGACACGCGGCAGTGGGGGCCGCCCTTCGTCCCCGCGGCCGACGGCTCCGACCTCGGCGCCGCCTATTTCCACAGCTGCAACCGCGGCAAGCGCTGCGTCGCGGCCGACTTCGAGGCGGAGGAGGGCCGGGCCCTCGTGCGCCGCCTGGCGCTGCACGCCGACGTGGTGGTCGAGAACTTCAAGGTCGGCGGCCTCGAGCGCTACGGGCTCGACCCGGCCTCGCTGCGCGCGCTGAACCCGCGCCTCGTGGTCTGCTCCATCTCCGGCTTCGGCCAGGACGGCCCCTACGCGTCCCGCGCCGGCTACGACTTCCTGATCCAGGGCATGGGCGGCGCCATGTCGGTCACCGGCGAGGCTGACGGCCCGCCCACCAAGTCCGGCATGGCCGTCGCGGACCTGTTCACCGGCCTCTACGCCGCCAACGCCATCCAGGCGGCGCTGATCCGGCGGGCCGTCACGGGGGAGGGGGCCACGATCGACTGCGCCCTGCTCGACAGCCAGGTCGCCATGCTGAGCTCGCAGGGGCTGAACTACCTCGTCTCGGGCCGCGAGCCCCGCCGCCTCGGCAACGCCCACCCCTCCATCGTGCCCTACGACGTGTTCCCGGTCGCGGACGGCCACGTCGTCATCGCCACCGGCAACGACGGGCAGTTCCGGCGCCTGTGCGACGTGCTCGGCGACCCGGCGCTCGCCGCTCACCCTGATTACACGACCAACCGGGGCCGCGTCGCCCAGCGCGCGGCCCTGACCGCGGCGCTCCACGCGCTCACGTCGCGCCGAGCCGCGGCGGAGCTGCTGGCCAGACTCGACGCCGCCGGCGTGCCGGCCGGCCCCATCAACACCGTGGGGCAGGTCTTCGCCGACCCGCAGGTCGCGGCGCGGGGCATGGCGCTCCGGCTGCCCAACCCGGCCGCGGAGGGGGGCACGACGCCCGGCATCCGCTCGCCGATCCTGATCGACGGCGCGCCCCAGGCGAGCCCGCGCCCGGCGCCGGGCCTCGACCAGCATAGGGACGAGATCCTGGCCGACCCGGCCTGGGGAGGACATGCATGA
- a CDS encoding SWIB/MDM2 domain-containing protein: MPKGAAAKKSTGKAPKGEKVAEADAKTSTKGPAKALGKPVTPSKDLAEIVGDEPLPRTAVVSKMWDYIRKHELQNPEDKREILADDKLKVIFGKDKATMFELNKLLSSHLA; encoded by the coding sequence GTGCCGAAGGGCGCCGCCGCCAAGAAGAGCACCGGCAAGGCCCCCAAGGGCGAGAAGGTCGCCGAGGCCGACGCCAAGACCTCCACCAAGGGCCCGGCCAAGGCGCTCGGCAAGCCCGTCACCCCGTCCAAGGACCTCGCCGAGATCGTCGGCGACGAGCCGCTGCCCCGCACCGCCGTGGTCAGCAAGATGTGGGACTACATCCGCAAGCACGAGCTGCAGAACCCCGAGGACAAGCGCGAGATCCTCGCCGACGACAAGCTGAAGGTCATCTTCGGCAAGGACAAGGCGACGATGTTCGAGCTGAACAAGCTCCTCTCCTCGCACCTCGCCTGA
- a CDS encoding LysR substrate-binding domain-containing protein, giving the protein MMTLRQIEVIRAVMVAGSVNGAAKILNVSAPGISRLVKHAERAHAVRFFDRRNGRFVPTAEARSIFEQIDEVYRKIDDLGDTITAIGRGTSSELRIGAVPSIAQVMVPRAVAAVRRRYPDLRFNINVLKLEEVLNHLLLDKVECVAMSYRLDHPGLDVHPLAAGELFCIVPDRHPLAARPVVSAAEICRHPLIGIDAADPYGAVMAGLFAGLKLAYDVPIRARFGSTVCALVKAGLGIAVIDQFTLADAMPGVTMLPIAEPTRFETFVATKRGSEMSVHAAHFVERLRAEMTAAEPAVARLKLTRSS; this is encoded by the coding sequence ATGATGACGCTGCGCCAGATCGAGGTCATCCGGGCCGTGATGGTGGCGGGCAGCGTCAACGGCGCGGCCAAGATCCTCAACGTGTCGGCGCCCGGCATCAGCCGGCTCGTCAAGCACGCCGAGCGCGCGCACGCCGTCCGGTTCTTCGACCGGCGCAACGGGCGCTTCGTCCCGACCGCGGAGGCGCGCAGCATCTTCGAGCAGATCGACGAGGTGTACCGCAAGATCGACGACCTCGGCGACACCATCACGGCCATCGGCCGCGGGACCTCGTCGGAGCTGCGGATCGGGGCCGTCCCCAGCATCGCGCAGGTGATGGTGCCCCGCGCGGTCGCGGCCGTGCGCCGGCGCTACCCGGACCTCAGGTTCAACATCAACGTGCTCAAGCTCGAGGAGGTGCTGAACCACCTGCTGCTCGACAAGGTGGAATGCGTGGCGATGAGCTACCGCCTCGACCATCCCGGCCTCGACGTGCATCCGCTCGCCGCGGGCGAGCTGTTCTGCATCGTCCCCGACCGTCACCCCCTGGCGGCGCGGCCCGTCGTCAGCGCGGCCGAGATCTGCCGCCACCCGCTGATCGGCATCGACGCCGCCGACCCCTACGGCGCCGTCATGGCGGGCCTGTTCGCCGGCCTGAAGCTCGCCTACGACGTCCCGATCCGGGCGCGGTTCGGCTCCACCGTCTGCGCGCTCGTCAAGGCGGGGCTCGGCATCGCCGTGATCGACCAGTTCACCCTGGCCGACGCCATGCCGGGCGTGACGATGCTCCCCATCGCCGAGCCCACGCGCTTCGAAACCTTCGTCGCGACGAAGCGCGGCTCGGAGATGTCCGTGCACGCCGCGCATTTCGTGGAGCGGCTGCGCGCGGAGATGACGGCCGCCGAGCCGGCGGTCGCGCGGCTGAAATTAACGCGAAGTTCATAG
- the pcaH gene encoding protocatechuate 3,4-dioxygenase subunit beta, translated as MSDHKGSFYQRDRDWHPPAYTPDYKTSVLRSPKQALLSIDNTISEMTGPVFGHAMLGPRDDDLITNWSKTGDAIGQRIVVHGRVMDENGRGLPDTLVEFWQANAGGRYRHHKETYHAALDPNFGGCGRCITAADGSYRFRTVKPGAYPWPNRVNDWRPAHIHFSLFGHAFAQRLVTQMYFEGDPMIWQCPIVGTIPDRLAVEQLIAALDRQNTTHMDSLAYRFDIVLRGRRSTPFENRMEGN; from the coding sequence ATGTCGGACCACAAGGGCAGCTTCTACCAGCGCGACCGCGACTGGCACCCGCCCGCCTACACGCCCGACTACAAGACGAGCGTGCTGCGCTCGCCCAAGCAGGCGCTGCTGTCGATCGACAACACGATCTCGGAGATGACCGGCCCCGTCTTCGGCCACGCCATGCTGGGGCCGCGCGACGACGACCTCATCACCAACTGGTCCAAGACCGGCGACGCCATCGGCCAGCGCATCGTCGTCCACGGGCGCGTGATGGACGAGAACGGCCGCGGGCTGCCGGACACGCTGGTCGAGTTCTGGCAGGCCAACGCGGGCGGGCGCTACCGCCACCACAAGGAAACCTACCACGCCGCGCTCGACCCCAACTTCGGCGGCTGCGGGCGCTGCATCACCGCGGCGGACGGCTCCTACCGCTTCCGCACGGTCAAGCCCGGCGCCTATCCCTGGCCCAACCGCGTCAACGACTGGCGCCCGGCGCACATCCACTTCTCGCTGTTCGGCCACGCCTTCGCGCAGCGGCTGGTGACGCAGATGTATTTCGAGGGCGACCCGATGATCTGGCAGTGCCCGATCGTCGGCACGATCCCCGACAGGCTCGCCGTGGAGCAGCTCATCGCCGCGCTCGACCGGCAGAACACCACCCACATGGACTCGCTGGCCTACCGCTTCGACATCGTGCTGCGCGGCCGGCGCTCGACGCCGTTCGAGAACCGGATGGAGGGGAACTGA
- a CDS encoding shikimate dehydrogenase, translating to MAAGDEVAGAAAASVRTRGSRRPALLLGLIGQNIGASLTPEMQMREAEAQGMRCVYRLIDLAALGVGVEALPDLLAGAQRLGFDGLNITHPCKQAVIPLLDELSPDARALGAVNTVLFRDGRRIGHNTDWSGFAEPFRRHMAGVPLGRVVQLGAGGAGAAVAHAALTLGVERLTIFDTDRDRAEALVANLDTTFAGRAAVGEDRKASLAEADGLINATPIGMEAHPGLPLPAELLHPRLWVAEVIYFPLETELLRRARAIGCRTLDGGGMAVFQAVEAFRLFSGREPDSERMVAAFGAIRAGS from the coding sequence ATGGCGGCGGGGGATGAAGTTGCGGGCGCTGCGGCGGCGTCCGTCCGAACCCGCGGGAGCCGTCGGCCCGCGCTCCTGCTCGGCCTGATCGGCCAGAACATCGGCGCCTCGCTCACGCCCGAGATGCAGATGCGCGAGGCCGAGGCGCAGGGGATGCGCTGCGTCTACCGCCTCATCGACCTCGCCGCGCTCGGCGTCGGCGTCGAGGCGCTGCCCGACCTGCTGGCCGGCGCTCAGCGCCTCGGCTTCGACGGGCTGAACATCACCCATCCCTGCAAGCAGGCCGTGATCCCGCTGCTCGACGAGCTGTCGCCCGACGCCCGCGCGCTCGGCGCCGTCAACACCGTGCTGTTCCGGGACGGCAGGCGCATCGGCCACAACACGGACTGGTCCGGCTTCGCGGAGCCGTTCAGGCGCCACATGGCCGGCGTGCCGCTCGGGCGCGTGGTGCAGCTCGGCGCGGGCGGGGCCGGCGCGGCGGTGGCCCATGCGGCGCTGACGCTCGGCGTCGAGCGGCTCACAATCTTCGACACGGACCGCGACCGCGCCGAGGCGCTCGTCGCCAACCTCGATACGACCTTCGCGGGGCGTGCCGCCGTCGGCGAGGACCGGAAGGCCTCCCTGGCCGAAGCGGACGGGCTGATCAACGCGACGCCGATCGGCATGGAGGCCCATCCCGGCCTGCCGCTGCCGGCCGAGCTGCTCCACCCCCGCCTCTGGGTCGCCGAGGTGATCTACTTCCCGCTGGAAACCGAGCTCTTGCGCCGCGCGCGGGCGATCGGCTGCCGCACGCTCGACGGCGGCGGCATGGCGGTGTTCCAGGCCGTGGAGGCGTTCCGGCTCTTCTCGGGCCGCGAGCCGGACAGCGAGCGCATGGTCGCGGCCTTCGGCGCCATCCGGGCCGGGAGCTGA
- a CDS encoding GSU2403 family nucleotidyltransferase fold protein, whose product MTVENLPFQSPDGDQRRETINTRQRFDLFRDAKARADGYRGSMVFATVNGGDYLLRSFYDPKTGRRRQTSLGPRSPDAERTKAEFDAGRRQAEERLAAARDAVERQAGLNRALGLGRVPSLAARIVRALDAAGLMGRGLRVVGTHALYAYEAAAGIHLAPDVTTTEDIDLLFDARASIVLQAGEDLPERSLMGLLRRVDRSFERGRQTFRASNRDGFLVDLVHPMRHPPWRAEQTGVADPATDLDAVQIEGLIWSENAPPFSATAIDARGFPLHIVVPDPRAFAVHKLWMSRRPDRDPLKTGRDAAQARAVAALVARHMPHLPFRPEELRSFPRDVVEAVAPLFAGARAPDARFDG is encoded by the coding sequence ATGACTGTTGAAAATCTTCCTTTTCAGAGCCCTGACGGCGACCAGCGCCGCGAGACGATCAACACGCGCCAGCGCTTCGACCTGTTCCGAGACGCCAAGGCGCGCGCGGACGGCTACCGCGGGTCCATGGTCTTCGCCACCGTGAACGGCGGAGACTACCTTCTGCGCAGCTTCTACGATCCGAAGACCGGACGCCGCCGTCAGACGTCGCTCGGCCCGCGCAGCCCCGACGCGGAGCGGACCAAGGCCGAGTTCGACGCCGGGCGGCGGCAGGCAGAAGAGCGGCTCGCGGCGGCGCGGGACGCGGTCGAGCGGCAGGCCGGCCTGAACCGCGCGCTCGGCCTCGGCCGCGTTCCGTCGCTCGCCGCGCGGATCGTCCGCGCGCTCGACGCGGCGGGCCTGATGGGGCGCGGCCTGCGGGTCGTCGGCACACACGCGCTCTACGCCTACGAGGCCGCGGCGGGAATCCACCTCGCCCCCGACGTGACGACGACGGAGGACATCGACCTCCTGTTCGATGCGCGGGCCTCCATCGTCCTGCAGGCCGGGGAGGATCTCCCCGAGCGATCGTTGATGGGGCTGCTGAGGCGGGTAGACCGGTCCTTCGAGCGCGGGCGCCAGACGTTTCGGGCGTCGAACCGCGACGGCTTCCTGGTCGACCTGGTCCACCCCATGCGGCATCCGCCTTGGCGCGCCGAGCAGACCGGCGTCGCCGACCCCGCGACAGACCTCGACGCCGTGCAGATCGAGGGGCTGATCTGGAGCGAGAATGCGCCGCCCTTCTCGGCGACGGCCATCGACGCGCGGGGCTTCCCGCTGCACATCGTGGTGCCCGACCCCCGCGCCTTCGCGGTCCACAAGCTATGGATGTCCCGCCGTCCGGACCGCGATCCGTTGAAGACGGGCCGGGATGCCGCCCAGGCGCGCGCCGTGGCGGCCCTCGTGGCCAGGCACATGCCGCATCTGCCGTTCCGCCCCGAGGAGCTGCGCAGCTTCCCGCGCGACGTCGTGGAAGCCGTGGCGCCGCTCTTCGCGGGCGCACGCGCCCCGGACGCACGATTCGACGGCTGA
- a CDS encoding MFS transporter — translation MDGSQVSAHSRNQSKKAAASGWIGSALEYYDFFIYATASALVFPQLFFPSTDPNTAIVASLATYGAGYVARPIGAFALGHWGDTHGRKNVLLLCMFLMGFSTMAVGLLPTYGQVGVWAPVLLVMMRLIQGFAVAGEISGASSMILEHAPFGRRGYFASFTLQGVQAGQILAAAVFLPLARFMPTDSFNAWGWRVPFLLSALVIVAGYVIRREVEETPAFAEESAERAVPRAPIPEAFRLSWDDMLRVVCMALMNVIPTVATIFGAAYAVQPAYGIGFAKDVYLWIPVVGNIVAVLVIPYVGALSDRIGRRLPVMVGAVGSGLLSYAYLWAISIGSVPLAFVLSILMWGIVYQGYNAVYPSFYPELFQTRVRVTAMAIAQNVGTAITAALPALFAYIAPPGSTGIPVTIGTFALVVTLISAAAAFTTRETYRIRLADLGHRDATPEAFDGPAGGMAQARV, via the coding sequence ATGGACGGCTCACAGGTCAGCGCGCATTCCAGGAATCAGTCGAAGAAGGCCGCGGCGAGCGGCTGGATCGGTTCGGCGCTCGAATATTACGACTTCTTCATCTACGCCACCGCCTCGGCGCTGGTGTTCCCGCAGCTGTTCTTCCCGTCGACCGACCCGAACACCGCCATCGTGGCGTCCCTCGCCACCTACGGGGCCGGCTACGTGGCGCGGCCGATCGGCGCCTTCGCGCTGGGCCACTGGGGCGACACGCACGGACGCAAGAACGTGCTCCTGCTGTGCATGTTCCTGATGGGCTTCTCGACCATGGCGGTCGGCCTGCTGCCGACCTACGGCCAGGTCGGCGTCTGGGCGCCCGTCCTCCTCGTGATGATGCGCCTGATCCAGGGCTTCGCCGTGGCGGGCGAGATCTCGGGCGCCTCCTCGATGATCCTGGAGCACGCGCCCTTCGGCCGGCGCGGCTACTTCGCCAGCTTCACGCTCCAGGGCGTGCAGGCCGGGCAGATCCTGGCCGCCGCCGTGTTCCTGCCGCTGGCCCGCTTCATGCCGACGGACAGCTTCAACGCCTGGGGCTGGCGCGTGCCCTTCCTGCTCTCCGCGCTGGTGATCGTCGCCGGCTACGTCATCCGCCGCGAGGTGGAGGAGACCCCGGCCTTCGCCGAGGAGAGCGCGGAGCGCGCCGTGCCGCGCGCGCCCATCCCCGAGGCCTTCCGCCTGTCGTGGGACGACATGCTGCGCGTCGTCTGCATGGCGCTGATGAACGTCATCCCGACGGTCGCGACCATCTTCGGCGCCGCCTACGCGGTGCAGCCCGCCTACGGCATCGGCTTCGCCAAGGACGTCTACCTCTGGATCCCCGTGGTGGGGAACATCGTGGCCGTGCTGGTGATCCCCTACGTCGGCGCCCTGTCGGACCGCATCGGCCGGCGCCTGCCCGTCATGGTCGGGGCGGTCGGCTCGGGCCTGCTGTCCTACGCCTACCTCTGGGCCATCTCGATCGGCAGCGTGCCGCTGGCCTTCGTCCTGTCGATCCTGATGTGGGGCATCGTCTACCAGGGCTACAACGCCGTCTACCCGTCCTTCTATCCGGAGCTGTTCCAGACGCGGGTGCGCGTGACCGCCATGGCGATCGCCCAGAACGTCGGCACCGCCATCACGGCCGCCCTGCCGGCGCTCTTCGCCTATATCGCGCCCCCCGGCTCGACCGGCATCCCGGTCACGATCGGGACCTTCGCCCTGGTGGTCACGCTGATCTCGGCGGCGGCGGCCTTCACGACGCGGGAAACCTACCGCATCCGCCTCGCCGACCTCGGCCATCGTGACGCCACGCCGGAGGCGTTCGACGGCCCGGCCGGCGGCATGGCGCAGGCGCGGGTGTGA